One part of the Aspergillus fumigatus Af293 chromosome 7, whole genome shotgun sequence genome encodes these proteins:
- a CDS encoding sugar transporter family protein — translation MAEQYEGKPHQNEAPISAADEDGPRMSIVRYLVTRISTLVPPMNPAPNPFKTLTLLNKQQWLFFLVAFFGWTWDAFDFFTVSLTTSQLAKQFDKSISDITWGITLVLMLRSVGSITFGIASDRWGRKWPFVVNNILFIVLELGTAFCQTYKQFLACRALFGIAMGGLYGNAAATALEDCPMEARGIVSGLLQQGYAFGYLLATAFARALVDTTPHGWRPFYWFAACPPVLIIAFRLCLPETEAFRQRQAIRAEVRGGVTSTFFEEGKVALKRHWLLLIYLVLLMAGFNFMSHGSQDLYPTMLTNQFRFSSNAVTVTQVVANLGALSGGTLCGWASQIFGRRFSIIVISIVGGALLYPYTFVHDKSVMAAAFFEQFCVQGAWGVIPIHLMELSPGSIRTFAVGTAYQLGNLVSSASSTIESTIGERFPLPPTEKVKHRYDYGKVICIFMGCVYAYVIIVTFFGPEKLGRQFDVAHDRDMEIVTAHRGAVEEDPEKATAAHKD, via the exons ATGGCCGAACAGTATGAGGGAAAGCCTCACCAGAACGAGGCTCCCATCTCAGCCGCGGACGAGGACGGCCCTCGCATGAGCATCGTCAGATACCTCGTGACTCGGATCTCGACCTTGGTACCTCCCATGAACCCAGCTCCCAATCCTTTCAAGACGCTTACGCTCCTGAACAAACAACAATGGTTATTTTTCCTG GTCGCCTTTTTCGGCTGGACATGGGACGCCTTCGATTTTTTCACCGTCTCCTTGACCACCTCCCAACTGGCCAAGCAATTCGATAAATCTATCTCCGATATCACCTGGGGTATCACCCTTGTCCTCATGCTCCGATCCGTCGGCTCCATTACATTCGGTATCGCATCCGATCGCTGGGGCCGCAAGTGGCCATTCGTGGTGAAcaacatcctcttcattgttCTGGAACTCGGAACCGCTTTCTGCCAGACATACAAACAGTTCCT TGCCTGCCGTGCTCTCTTCGGAATCGCCATGGGTGGATTATACGGCAACGCCGCGGCCACTGCCCTCGAGGATTGTCCCATGGAGGCGCGTGGTATTGTGTCCGGTCTCCTGCAGCAGGGCTACGCCTTCGGATATCTACTTGCTACCGCTTTTGCACGCGCCCTCGTCGACACTACCCCGCACGGCTGGAGACCCTTCTACTGGTTCGCTGCTTGCCCTcccgtcctcatcatcgccttCCGTCTGTGTCTACCCGAGACCGAGGCGTTCCGTCAGCGCCAGGCCATCCGCGCTGAGGTCCGGGGTGGCGTTACTTCCACCTTCTTCGAGGAGGGTAAAGTCGCGCTTAAGCGCCATTGGCTGCTACTCATCTATCTCGTCCTGCTCATGGCCGGTTTCAACTTCATG TCCCACGGCTCTCAGGACCTCTATCCCACCATGCTGACGAACCAATTCCGCTTCTCCTCCAACGCCGTCACCGTCACCCAGGTCGTCGCCAACCTCGGTGCCTTGTCCGGCGGTACCCTCTGCGGCTGGGCGAGTCAGATCTTTGGCCGCcgcttctccatcatcgtcatctccaTCGTCGGTGGTGCCCTGCTGTACCCCTATACCTTCGTGCACGACAAATCCGTCATGGCGGCTGCCTTCTTCGAGCAGTTCTGCGTGCAGGGCGCATGGGGCGTCATCCCCATCCATCTGATGGAGCTTTCGCCGGGTTCGATCCGTACCTTTGCTGTCGGTACTGCGTACCAGCTGGGTAACCTTGTTTCGTCGGCCAGCTCGACCATCGAGTCGACGATCGGGGAGCGGTTCCCCCTGCCACCGACGGAGAAGGTCAAGCATCGCTACGACTATGGCAAGGTCATTTGCATCTTTATGGGATGCGTCTACGCCTATGTCATTATTGTTACCTTCTTTGGGCCAGAGAAGCTGGGCCGTCAGTTTGATGTCGCGCATGACCGCGATATGGAGATTGTGACTGCTCACCGTGGAGCCGTCGAGGAGGATCCTGAGAAGGCTACAGCGGCTCACAAGGACTAA